One window of the Shewanella cyperi genome contains the following:
- a CDS encoding YHYH protein translates to MSRKLLFPLVMAAVLTACGGGDGSSPAPDNGNTGGTGGTGGTGGTGGTGGTGGTGGTGGTGGSGSNDSPTLTQGLASLELANLFPAGSRVAALGRSFDGDGGSWLVPAEVRYQDSTVPMASDLYNAYVSGHSYANSAAAIAALDGSDIVELDADGEVISAFIFADNYFELYVNGVAVAKDPVPFTEFNSNIVRFRVKQPFTVAMHLVDWEENLGTGTENNQGSSFHPGDGGMVALFKDASGNIIGKTDSSWKAQTFYTAPITDTTCLSQSAGLRASSSCATTAPSDIATVYAAHWALPENWAASDFDDSLWPNAYSYSNTTVGVDNKPAYTQFTDLFDNSASDAQFIWSSNLILDNEVLVRATIGSSGTGGSSGDFYLSSPALKSKLILPLSATCEGADNGKMLPLSWDNAPEGTQSFALVMYTFPNPADTDFAGAHFYQIQYDIPAATTSLSEGDHGTGVYGINSVNGQQLYSAPCSQGADEHTYILSLYALSAPVGSLGLTASTTDLVALENAIEGKVLGSASLHMTRVRYNPNNDDHVPTSTPSDCATKSAAFEDYAGLVSVSCDSSTMTVNTLVGLPDRSQLDVDKPNVGTHSWIGRVPLPQQPSWSVPLVPQYLASTSSNLNIHHPIGIAVDGVPILHYAKENAPDEVAQLGQDYSSRDTVLLGELDQCGAHAGNGEDYHYHYAPLCLMDTQDPSKPLAYMFDGIPLYFGTGGGQLTSGGVNYGGGRYTSLDYRPQKVKTGERPLDECNGYDLHGDGSEYVYYSSKTAPYTIGCYRAEASQATAMQTVAAHWENERLQDFTFGTEVELTDYDTLSLNGATWTYIEVTPSADNTHIPAGNVAMILYRPLVAGESGYQAGKDCYRFRYRLDKNDTTGSNDLVTAHCR, encoded by the coding sequence ATGTCCAGAAAATTACTCTTTCCCCTGGTGATGGCGGCGGTACTGACCGCCTGTGGCGGAGGCGATGGCAGCAGCCCGGCCCCCGATAACGGCAACACGGGTGGCACCGGCGGAACCGGCGGTACTGGTGGCACGGGCGGTACAGGTGGCACGGGTGGCACAGGAGGTACAGGTGGCACAGGTGGTAGCGGCAGCAACGACAGCCCAACCCTGACCCAGGGGCTGGCCAGCTTGGAATTGGCCAACCTGTTCCCGGCAGGAAGCCGGGTGGCCGCGCTGGGGCGCAGCTTCGATGGCGATGGCGGCTCCTGGCTGGTGCCGGCCGAGGTGCGTTATCAGGACAGCACTGTGCCCATGGCCAGCGATCTCTACAATGCTTACGTGTCGGGTCACAGCTATGCCAATTCGGCGGCCGCTATCGCAGCCCTGGATGGCAGCGACATAGTGGAGCTGGATGCCGATGGTGAGGTGATCAGCGCCTTTATTTTCGCCGACAACTACTTTGAGCTGTATGTGAACGGCGTCGCCGTCGCCAAAGATCCCGTGCCCTTCACCGAGTTCAACTCCAACATAGTGCGCTTTCGGGTCAAGCAGCCCTTTACCGTGGCCATGCACCTGGTGGATTGGGAGGAAAACCTGGGCACGGGCACCGAAAACAACCAGGGCAGCAGCTTCCATCCCGGCGATGGTGGCATGGTGGCCCTGTTCAAGGATGCCAGCGGCAACATCATAGGCAAGACCGACAGCAGCTGGAAGGCACAAACCTTTTATACCGCGCCCATCACAGACACAACTTGTCTAAGCCAGAGCGCCGGACTGAGGGCCAGCAGTAGCTGTGCCACCACAGCACCCTCGGACATAGCCACAGTTTACGCCGCCCACTGGGCGCTGCCGGAAAACTGGGCCGCCAGCGACTTTGACGATTCGCTCTGGCCAAATGCCTACAGCTACAGCAACACCACGGTTGGGGTCGACAATAAACCGGCCTACACCCAATTTACCGATCTGTTCGATAACAGCGCGAGCGATGCCCAGTTTATCTGGAGCAGCAACCTTATCCTGGATAACGAGGTGCTGGTGCGGGCCACCATAGGCAGCTCCGGCACGGGTGGCTCTTCCGGTGACTTTTATCTGAGCAGTCCGGCGCTGAAATCCAAGCTGATTTTACCACTCAGTGCCACCTGCGAGGGGGCGGACAATGGCAAGATGTTGCCGCTGTCCTGGGATAATGCGCCCGAAGGGACCCAGTCGTTTGCCCTGGTCATGTACACCTTCCCCAATCCTGCGGACACAGACTTTGCCGGTGCCCACTTTTATCAGATCCAGTACGACATACCCGCCGCGACCACATCCTTGAGCGAAGGGGATCACGGCACCGGGGTGTACGGCATCAACTCGGTGAACGGCCAGCAGCTGTATTCCGCCCCCTGCTCCCAGGGAGCGGATGAGCACACCTATATCCTCAGCCTCTATGCCCTGTCGGCCCCGGTTGGCAGCCTGGGCTTAACCGCCAGCACCACAGATCTGGTCGCCCTGGAAAACGCCATCGAGGGCAAGGTGCTGGGCAGCGCCAGCCTGCATATGACCCGGGTACGTTATAACCCCAACAACGACGATCATGTACCAACCAGCACCCCCAGCGACTGCGCCACCAAGTCGGCGGCCTTTGAGGACTATGCCGGTCTGGTGTCGGTCAGCTGCGACAGCAGCACAATGACGGTCAATACCCTGGTGGGCCTGCCGGATCGCTCGCAATTGGACGTCGACAAGCCGAACGTCGGCACCCATTCCTGGATAGGCCGGGTACCGCTGCCGCAACAGCCCAGCTGGTCAGTGCCCCTGGTGCCCCAATACCTGGCAAGCACCAGCAGCAACCTCAACATTCACCATCCCATAGGCATAGCGGTCGACGGGGTGCCGATATTGCACTACGCCAAGGAGAACGCTCCGGACGAAGTCGCGCAGCTCGGCCAGGACTACAGCAGCCGCGATACAGTGCTGCTGGGTGAGCTGGATCAGTGCGGTGCCCACGCAGGTAACGGCGAGGACTACCACTACCATTATGCGCCCCTGTGTTTGATGGACACCCAGGATCCCTCCAAACCTCTGGCCTACATGTTTGACGGCATTCCGCTGTACTTCGGCACCGGCGGCGGCCAGCTGACCAGCGGTGGGGTCAATTACGGCGGCGGTCGCTACACGTCACTGGATTACAGACCGCAAAAGGTGAAAACCGGTGAGCGGCCGCTGGATGAGTGCAACGGCTACGATCTGCACGGTGACGGCAGCGAGTATGTGTATTACTCCTCTAAAACCGCGCCCTACACCATAGGCTGCTATCGCGCCGAGGCCAGCCAGGCCACGGCCATGCAAACGGTCGCGGCCCACTGGGAAAACGAGCGTCTGCAAGACTTCACCTTCGGCACCGAAGTGGAATTGACGGATTACGACACTCTCAGCCTGAATGGCGCCACTTGGACCTATATAGAGGTAACCCCGAGCGCGGACAATACCCATATTCCCGCCGGTAACGTCGCCATGATCCTCTACCGGCCTCTGGTCGCGGGCGAGTCGGGTTACCAGGCAGGCAAGGATTGCTACCGCTTCCGCTATCGGCTGGACAAGAACGACACCACGGGCAGCAATGACCTGGTGACAGCGCACTGCCGTTAA
- a CDS encoding EAL domain-containing protein yields MEEIKMNQEWSTCGNCVNREQLGFDFTMAFQPIINVATQTVFGYEALVRGLNNESAFSVISRVTDENRYLFDQLCRVKAIALASKLGIDCMLSINFLPNAIYKPERCIRTTLASAKEYGFPLERIMFEFTEVEKIEDSDHVKNIVKYYQSLGFKTATDDFGSGYSGLNLLADFQTDIIKLDMGLIRHIDSDRVRQAIVSHCLQLFRSLNITPLAEGIETLAEYHWLRDAGVELMQGYLFAAPGFESLPEINFVS; encoded by the coding sequence ATGGAGGAGATCAAGATGAACCAGGAGTGGTCGACCTGCGGGAACTGCGTAAACCGGGAGCAACTGGGGTTTGATTTCACCATGGCATTTCAGCCCATCATCAATGTGGCCACTCAAACGGTGTTTGGTTACGAAGCCCTGGTTCGTGGCCTGAACAATGAGTCGGCCTTCTCGGTGATATCCAGGGTCACGGATGAAAACCGCTATTTGTTTGATCAGCTCTGTCGTGTCAAGGCCATTGCCCTGGCGTCAAAGCTCGGCATAGATTGCATGCTGAGTATTAATTTTCTTCCCAATGCCATCTATAAGCCCGAGCGCTGCATTCGTACCACCCTGGCATCGGCCAAAGAATACGGCTTTCCACTTGAACGGATCATGTTTGAGTTCACTGAGGTCGAGAAGATTGAGGACAGCGACCACGTCAAGAACATTGTTAAATACTATCAGTCGCTTGGATTTAAGACCGCCACGGACGATTTCGGCTCCGGTTATTCGGGCCTGAACCTGCTGGCGGATTTCCAAACCGATATTATCAAGCTGGATATGGGGCTTATCCGCCATATCGACAGCGACAGGGTGCGCCAGGCCATAGTCAGCCACTGCCTGCAGCTGTTTCGCAGCCTGAATATCACCCCTCTGGCGGAAGGCATTGAAACCCTGGCCGAATATCACTGGTTGCGGGACGCCGGAGTCGAGTTGATGCAGGGATACCTGTTTGCCGCCCCTGGATTCGAATCTCTGCCCGAGATTAATTTTGTCTCCTGA
- a CDS encoding cytochrome P460 family protein: MDIRKSIVSALLVAVSGAASAADSNHEASHSIAYPAGWQNWSTIAVSHRTDNNTLRVILGNDIAVAAARAGQTNPWPDGAILGKVVWKDTELANWKAATAPGAFVHAEFMFRDSAKYADTYGWGWARWVGLEQKAFNEGPQVCIACHTPVKDRDWVFTAPATFPAMVPASE; encoded by the coding sequence ATGGATATTCGCAAGTCAATTGTATCGGCCCTGCTTGTGGCCGTCTCAGGCGCCGCGAGTGCGGCCGATAGCAACCATGAGGCCTCCCATTCCATTGCCTATCCCGCAGGTTGGCAGAATTGGTCAACCATAGCGGTATCACACAGAACGGATAACAATACCCTGAGGGTGATACTCGGCAACGATATTGCGGTCGCCGCCGCCCGCGCCGGCCAGACCAATCCCTGGCCAGATGGCGCCATTCTCGGCAAGGTCGTGTGGAAGGACACTGAGCTGGCAAACTGGAAAGCGGCCACGGCCCCGGGAGCCTTTGTCCATGCCGAGTTTATGTTCAGGGACTCGGCAAAATATGCCGACACCTATGGCTGGGGCTGGGCCCGCTGGGTGGGCCTGGAGCAAAAGGCCTTCAACGAAGGGCCGCAGGTATGTATCGCATGCCACACCCCGGTGAAGGACAGGGATTGGGTGTTCACCGCCCCCGCCACTTTCCCGGCAATGGTCCCGGCATCTGAGTAA